The sequence ACGGCTGTTATTGATGGGCGCTTGGCGGATCTTCAAGCGAGGGCTTCCAATGTTGAAACCCGTGGCCGCCGCATGGGTCGGCGTCCCAATGAGGCCGAAGTGGCTGAAGCCTTGACGACCGCGGGTTCCGGGGCTGCTTATGATGAAGCGGACGATGGGATCAGAAGCGGCGAAAGCGCGGACTGCGATCAAATCATGGCGCAGGAATGGGACGGGGCTTGGTCTTCTTCTGAAGGGGAAGAGGAATAAAACGTCAGGTTTTCAGGCGGCCGGCGGCCCGCGAAGTAATCGGCCGGCCAAGGTGCGGCGCCAGCGCCGCCAGCGCAGCGACTAAAGCGTTTAAATCAATGGGCACCGTGGCCCCCATTGATGATAAAGCGTAAAGCAAATCCTCGGTCGCCACATTACCCGCCGCTCCAGGAGCATAGGGGCAGCCGCCTAATCCTCCGGCCGAAGCGTCAAAACGAACAATGCCGAACTCCTGCCAAGCGGTCAGCGCATTGGCGACGGCCATGCCGTAAGTGTCGTGAAAGTGAAGGGCGATTTTTTCTTTGGGCATGTTTTTCAGCAGAATGTTCAGCAGGCGCCTGAGCTCATCGGGGTTGGCTTTGCCGATGGTGTCGCCGATGGAAAGTTCATCAACACCTAGAGTCAAAAGCTCTTGAGCCACCGGCCAAACCTTATCCGGCGAAATAGGGCCATCATAGGGACAATGGAAAGCCGTGGAAATATAACCGCGAACCGGAATTTTTGCGGCTTTAGCTTGGGCTAAAACCGGCTTAAAGCGTTCGATGGATTCTTTAATCGTGGCGTTGATATTTTTTTGGTTGAACGTTTCCGAGGCGGCGGTGAACACCGCGATTTTGTCCACCTTAGCGGCGAGGGCGCGCTCCATGCCTTTTTCATTGGGAACCAAGGCGCTATAGATGACGCCTTTTTTTCTTTTGATTTTTTGAAAAATCTCTTCGGAGTCGGCCAATTGCGGGATGGCTTTAGGAGAGACGAAGGCGCCCGCCTCGATTTCCTGAACCCCGGTTTGTGACAGAGCGTCGATAAAGGCGATTTTAGCCTGAGTCGGTATGGTATTTTTTTCGTTTTGAAGGCCGTCTCTGGGGCCGACCTCGGTGATCTGAATACTTAGCGTTGCCAATTCGGTTTTCTCTTGTCCAAAAAAGCGGCGAACCCTTCTTTAGCTTGGGGCGTGGCTCGCACGCGAGCCAGGGTGTCGATGCAATAATTAAAACGCTGGGCGCGTTTTAAATCCGCGAAACGGCGCAAATAATCTTTGACCAACCGGGCGGTTTGCGGCGCTGTTTTTAGAATGTCGGCGATCGCGGTTTCAACCGCGGATTCCAGATTTTCAAGAGGGGCGACGGTATGGACCAGTCCCGCTTCTTTGGCTTGGGCCGCGGAAAATATTTCAGCCGTGATATAAAGCCGCCGCATTTGTCCCAAATTGACCTTGGGGGCGACGAAGGTGGACACGACCGATGGGATCAACCCGAGGCGGCCTTCGGAAAAAGAAAAACGGCTGTTTGATTCGGCGATCACCACATCGCAGGCCGCCACAATCCCTAATCCGCCGCCGAAGCAATTGCCGTGCACGCGGCCGATCACGGCGAACGGCGCTTCATCGATGGCGCGGCACATATTGGCCAGGCGAGCGGCGTCTTTTTTATTTTTGGCCCGGTTATACCCGGCGGCCCGCTTCATCCAGTTGATATCGCCGCCCGCGCAAAAATCCCGTCCGGCCCCGGCGATCACCGCGATCCTGACGCCCTCATCTTCGCCCAGTTCTTTAAAGAGACGGATGATTTCATCAAAGGTCGTTTCATCCATGGCATTGCGGACGTCCGGACGGTTGAGGGTGACGCGCGCTACAGGGCCTTGGCGTTCAATCAGAAGTTGGGAGTAGGCCGCCGCCATTACATTCTAAAAACAGGGTAGCGGGCCGGGCCCTCGGGCATGGAGCGGGCGGCGATTTTCAGGCAGCGGCCCACGATTTTTCTGGTGTCCGCCGGGTCGATAATGCCGTCATCCCAGAGCCGGGACGTGGCGTAATAGGGATGCCCCTCTTTCTCATACTGCTCTAAAACCGGTTTTTTAATGGCTTGAGCTTCCTGGGCGGACAGGGTTTTGCCTTCCCTGGCTAATTGCGCTTCCTTTATAGTAGCCATAACGCCCGCCGCTTGCTCGGCGCCCATCACGGAAATCCGCGCATTGGGCCAGGTAAACAGAAAACGCGGGTCATAGGCGCGCCCGCACATGGCGTAATTGCCGGCTCCGTTGGAGGCGCCCATGATCACCGTGATTTTAGGGACGTTGACGGTCGAAACCGCCTGCACCATTTTGGCTCCGTGTTTGACGATGCCGCCTTGCTCCGCTTCCCGGCCCACCATGAACCCGGTGATGTTTTGCAGGAACACGATCGGCAGCCTTCTTTGGCCGCAAAGCTCGATGAAATGCGCGCCTTTCAATGAGGACTCGGAAAACAGAACTCCCTGATTCGCGACAATGCCCACGGGCACGCCCATCCAGCGGGCGAATCCGCAGACTAAGGTCGTGCCGTAATTGGCTTTAAATTCCTGGAAGCGGGACCCGTCCACCAGGCAGGCCAGTATTTTTTTGGCGTCGGAGGGCCGGCGCAAATCGCGGTTGATCACATAATAAATATCCGTGGCCGGGTAACGCGGCTCCTCAACGTCTGGGGGAGCCGGCGCCGTTTCGCCGCCCAGATTTTCGGCGATACTGCGCGCGATTTTTAACGCCTCGTCGTCATTAGCCGCCAAATGATCGGTGACGCCGGAAATCGTAGAGTGCATTTCGCCGCCGCCTAATTCCTCGGCATCCACATCTTCGCCGATCGCGGCTTTCACCAAGGGCGGTCCGCCCAGGTAAATCGTTCCTGTTCCGCGAACAATCACGCATTCATCAGCCACGGCCGGCACGTAGGCTCCGCCGGCCGTGCACATGCCCATGACCACCGCGATTTGGGGGATGCCCAAGGACGACAAAACCGATTGATTGTAAAAAACGCGGCCGAAATGCTCCTTGTCCGGAAAAACCTCGGCTTGGCGGGGCAGGTAAACGCCTCCGGAATCCACCAAATAGATGCAGGGGAGGCGGTTCTCCAGCGCGATTTCCTGGGCCCGCAAATGTTTTTTGATGGTTTCAGGATAATAGGTGCCGCCTTTGACCGTGGCGTCATTAGCCGCGATCAAGCATTCGCGTCCGGACACCTGCCCGATGCCGGTGATCAAACCGGCGCAAGGCACTTGATCGTCATATTGGCCCACCGCCGCCAGGGCCGAGAATTCCAGAAACTCGGTTCCCGGATCGATTAATTTCGCGATGCGCTCACGAGCCGTAAGTTTGCCGCGCTTTTTATGCAGGTCCACGGCTTGGGCGGGGCCGCCCCGCCGGGCGGCTTCAAGCTTCTCCTGTAAATCAGCCAATAGAAAGCGATGGTATTGGGCGTTTAATTTCACTTCTTCCTGTTCGTGGTTGAGGTTGAGTTCGATGACTTGGCTTTTATCGTTCATGAAAAAACTCCTAATGGACCAGTTTGCCCTTTTGTTCCGGAGGCCAGGGCATAATCAGCCAGCAAACCAGATATAAGATGATGCCGCTGCCGGCATACAGCGTCAGGAAAACCCACGCGATGCGCACGAGCGTCGCATCCAACCCGAAAAATTCCGCGATGCCGCCGCAGACCCCGGCCAGCCAGCGATTATTCGCGCAGCGATGCAGTTTTTTTTCGGTCATCGTCCTATCCTCTCAAAAATTAGGCGCGTTCCACAACTATGGCCACGCCCTGCCCGCCGCCCACGCAGATGGAAGCGGCGCCTCGTTTTAAACCGCGCCTGCCCAGCTCAAGCAGGAGCCCCAGGACCAAACGCCCGCCCGTGCCACCGAAGGGATGCCCCAGGGCGATGGAACCGCCGTTGACATTGACTTTGTCTTCAGGGATGTCCAATTCCCGGATATCGATCAAGGTCTGCGCGGCGAAGGTTTCATTGATTTCAAAAAGATCGATTTGTTCGATGGTCAAACCTGCGCGCTTGAGCGCGGCGCGGATCGCGGGCACCGAGGCCCAGGCCATGCGCTCAGGCGTCGTTGCCGCGAACGCTCCGGCCAGAATGCGGCCCAAGGGTTTTTTGCCCCAAGCGTGCGTCGTTTTTTCATCGGCCAGGATTAAAGCCGAGCCGCCGTCGACTAAGCCGTGGGTGTTGGCCGGGGTCACGCTTCCGATGTCGCCGAATGGGCGCGACTGCGCAAAATAATTCAAATTCGGTTCATCGAGCATATTGTCGTCTTGTGTTGTGGCGCCCACCGGCGTAATCTCATCGCCGAGGCGTCCCTGTCGCCGGGCCAGGCCCGCGCGCGCGTGGCTTCTTAAAGCCCATTGATCCTGCGCCTCGCGGCTGATGTTGAACTCACCGGCCAATTCATCCGCTGTTTTGCTGATGGCGCGGCCGCAGCCTAAATCTTTAAAAGAGGGGACGAAAATTTCCCGCCGGGGCACCAAGCTGATATTATCCGCTCCGGCGGCCGCGATCAGAGCGGCTTCACCGCCGGCCACGTCTTGGGCCGCTTCCAAAACGGCATGAAGGCCCGCGCCGCAGGCCATATTGGTGGTTAAGGCCGGAATTTCCGGGGGAACTCCGGCGCGCAGCGCCACATAGCGGCCGCCGTAGCACGCATGCGCGCCCACATGGTACATATTGCCGAAAACCACGCGATCCAAGCGTTGAGGTTCGAGGCCGGATTTCTCCAGAGCGCCTTTTAAAGC is a genomic window of Elusimicrobiota bacterium containing:
- a CDS encoding enoyl-CoA hydratase/isomerase family protein — translated: MAAAYSQLLIERQGPVARVTLNRPDVRNAMDETTFDEIIRLFKELGEDEGVRIAVIAGAGRDFCAGGDINWMKRAAGYNRAKNKKDAARLANMCRAIDEAPFAVIGRVHGNCFGGGLGIVAACDVVIAESNSRFSFSEGRLGLIPSVVSTFVAPKVNLGQMRRLYITAEIFSAAQAKEAGLVHTVAPLENLESAVETAIADILKTAPQTARLVKDYLRRFADLKRAQRFNYCIDTLARVRATPQAKEGFAAFLDKRKPNWQR
- a CDS encoding hydroxymethylglutaryl-CoA lyase, whose amino-acid sequence is MATLSIQITEVGPRDGLQNEKNTIPTQAKIAFIDALSQTGVQEIEAGAFVSPKAIPQLADSEEIFQKIKRKKGVIYSALVPNEKGMERALAAKVDKIAVFTAASETFNQKNINATIKESIERFKPVLAQAKAAKIPVRGYISTAFHCPYDGPISPDKVWPVAQELLTLGVDELSIGDTIGKANPDELRRLLNILLKNMPKEKIALHFHDTYGMAVANALTAWQEFGIVRFDASAGGLGGCPYAPGAAGNVATEDLLYALSSMGATVPIDLNALVAALAALAPHLGRPITSRAAGRLKT
- a CDS encoding thiolase family protein; protein product: MKSQISNPVYILTGARTPFAAWASGKTGAGQAGGALKPYDPFDLGAAALKGALEKSGLEPQRLDRVVFGNMYHVGAHACYGGRYVALRAGVPPEIPALTTNMACGAGLHAVLEAAQDVAGGEAALIAAAGADNISLVPRREIFVPSFKDLGCGRAISKTADELAGEFNISREAQDQWALRSHARAGLARRQGRLGDEITPVGATTQDDNMLDEPNLNYFAQSRPFGDIGSVTPANTHGLVDGGSALILADEKTTHAWGKKPLGRILAGAFAATTPERMAWASVPAIRAALKRAGLTIEQIDLFEINETFAAQTLIDIRELDIPEDKVNVNGGSIALGHPFGGTGGRLVLGLLLELGRRGLKRGAASICVGGGQGVAIVVERA
- a CDS encoding PspC domain-containing protein, coding for MTEKKLHRCANNRWLAGVCGGIAEFFGLDATLVRIAWVFLTLYAGSGIILYLVCWLIMPWPPEQKGKLVH
- a CDS encoding methylcrotonoyl-CoA carboxylase, with product MNDKSQVIELNLNHEQEEVKLNAQYHRFLLADLQEKLEAARRGGPAQAVDLHKKRGKLTARERIAKLIDPGTEFLEFSALAAVGQYDDQVPCAGLITGIGQVSGRECLIAANDATVKGGTYYPETIKKHLRAQEIALENRLPCIYLVDSGGVYLPRQAEVFPDKEHFGRVFYNQSVLSSLGIPQIAVVMGMCTAGGAYVPAVADECVIVRGTGTIYLGGPPLVKAAIGEDVDAEELGGGEMHSTISGVTDHLAANDDEALKIARSIAENLGGETAPAPPDVEEPRYPATDIYYVINRDLRRPSDAKKILACLVDGSRFQEFKANYGTTLVCGFARWMGVPVGIVANQGVLFSESSLKGAHFIELCGQRRLPIVFLQNITGFMVGREAEQGGIVKHGAKMVQAVSTVNVPKITVIMGASNGAGNYAMCGRAYDPRFLFTWPNARISVMGAEQAAGVMATIKEAQLAREGKTLSAQEAQAIKKPVLEQYEKEGHPYYATSRLWDDGIIDPADTRKIVGRCLKIAARSMPEGPARYPVFRM